In the genome of Sphingomonas naphthae, one region contains:
- a CDS encoding gamma-glutamyltransferase family protein, translated as MLNSVKSHRGMVTSPHHLASQAGLRVLQDGGTAAEAGVAMAAALAVVYPHMTGLGGDGFWLLADPGQPVRAVDACGRSAASLSLDLYAGLDAIPWRGPLAANTVAGTVSGWARALEVGGGTLPLARLLEDAIHHAEAGVAVTAGGAAIMAAKAGELAPISGFAAHFLPDGRPLREGETLKQPALARTLRRIAEAGAQDFYTGALARDIAADLAAAGSPVSAKDLADHRADTVDPLHARITGIDLFNMIPPTQGVASLAILALFDRLGVTEGEGFAHVHGLVEATKQAFLWRDRHCGDPAWMEETAQALLDDGARLDAMAARIDPAHALAWPQPPSAGDTVWFGAIDGEGRAASIIQSTYFEFGSGIVLPETGITWQNRGSSFRLAANGWNALAPRRKPFHTLNPALARFDDGRTMVYGTMGGEGQPQTQAAIFTRYAKFGMGLQAAITSPRWLLGRTWGEASVSLKLEDRFDPVLIAALRAAGHDVELVEPFTATTMGHAGAIVRHPTGLLEGATDPRSDGQVGAW; from the coding sequence ATGTTGAACAGCGTCAAAAGCCATCGGGGGATGGTGACATCGCCCCACCATCTCGCTTCGCAGGCGGGGCTGCGCGTGTTGCAGGATGGCGGCACCGCGGCCGAGGCGGGGGTGGCGATGGCCGCCGCGCTGGCGGTGGTCTATCCGCACATGACGGGCTTGGGCGGCGACGGCTTCTGGCTGCTCGCCGATCCGGGGCAGCCGGTGCGTGCGGTAGATGCCTGCGGGCGATCGGCGGCGTCGTTGTCGCTGGATCTGTATGCCGGGCTCGACGCGATCCCTTGGCGCGGGCCGCTCGCCGCCAACACCGTGGCGGGCACCGTCTCCGGCTGGGCCAGGGCGCTGGAGGTGGGCGGCGGCACCCTGCCGCTCGCCCGCCTGCTGGAAGATGCGATCCATCATGCGGAAGCGGGCGTCGCGGTGACGGCCGGAGGGGCGGCGATCATGGCCGCCAAGGCGGGCGAGCTGGCGCCGATATCGGGCTTCGCCGCGCATTTCCTGCCCGATGGCCGGCCCTTGCGCGAGGGCGAGACGCTGAAACAACCCGCGCTGGCCCGCACCCTGCGCCGCATCGCCGAGGCCGGCGCACAGGATTTCTACACCGGGGCGCTTGCCCGCGACATCGCCGCCGATCTGGCGGCCGCCGGCAGCCCGGTTTCGGCCAAGGATCTGGCCGACCATCGCGCCGACACGGTCGATCCGCTCCACGCGCGGATCACCGGGATCGACCTGTTCAATATGATCCCGCCGACGCAGGGCGTGGCCTCGCTCGCGATCCTCGCCCTCTTCGATCGGCTGGGCGTGACGGAGGGCGAGGGCTTCGCGCACGTCCACGGGCTGGTCGAGGCGACCAAGCAGGCCTTCCTGTGGCGCGACCGCCATTGCGGCGACCCGGCATGGATGGAAGAGACGGCGCAGGCCCTGCTCGACGACGGCGCGCGGCTGGACGCGATGGCGGCGCGGATCGACCCCGCCCACGCGCTCGCCTGGCCGCAGCCGCCGAGCGCGGGCGACACCGTGTGGTTCGGCGCGATCGACGGCGAGGGCCGCGCCGCATCGATCATCCAATCGACCTATTTCGAGTTCGGATCGGGCATCGTCCTGCCCGAAACCGGCATCACCTGGCAGAATCGGGGCAGCAGCTTCCGCTTGGCCGCCAACGGCTGGAACGCGCTCGCGCCGCGCCGCAAGCCCTTCCACACGCTCAACCCCGCGCTCGCCCGCTTCGATGACGGTCGCACGATGGTCTATGGCACGATGGGCGGCGAGGGCCAGCCGCAGACGCAGGCGGCGATCTTCACCCGCTACGCCAAGTTCGGCATGGGCTTGCAGGCCGCGATCACCTCGCCGCGTTGGCTGCTTGGGCGGACATGGGGCGAGGCGAGCGTGTCGCTCAAGCTGGAGGATCGCTTCGATCCCGTGCTGATCGCCGCATTGCGCGCGGCCGGGCATGATGTCGAACTGGTCGAGCCGTTCACCGCGACGACGATGGGCCATGCCGGCGCGATCGTGCGCCATCCGACCGGTCTGCTCGAAGGCGCCACCGATCCGCGCAGCGACGGGCAGGTCGGCGCATGGTGA
- a CDS encoding NCS2 family permease: protein MIGFLERRFAINARGTSLRTEAMAGATTFLTMAYIILVNPAILGQAGLPVAAVAAATCFAAAFASISMGLVANVPLALAPGMGLNAYFSFTVVQGMGVPWPVALACVFISGLAFLALTLVGIRQMIVAAIPPTLLAAVAGGIGLFIAFIGLRNAGIVVSSPATSVGLGDLKAPDAALAIFGLVLIAGLSAWGVRGAILIGMVVSTIIGWAIGLVTFIPQPYSLAALTETAFALDFGGVFGRAGGHGIGVLEILFVFLFVDLFDNIGTLVAVTKRAGLVDAQGRIPRLKRILMTDAVATMVGAVAGTSTVTSYVESAAGVQAGGRTGLTAVVTGLLFLIAMFAAPYAQLVPVAATAPALILVGALMMAPLAEIAWDEPTDAIPAFLTLVIIPLTFSIANGLAFGITAHALLKAIKGKATRADWLLFVLAALFVVRFVWLSAG from the coding sequence ATGATCGGATTTCTGGAACGCCGCTTCGCCATCAACGCGCGCGGAACGAGTCTGCGGACCGAGGCGATGGCGGGGGCCACCACCTTCCTCACCATGGCCTATATCATCCTCGTCAACCCGGCGATCCTGGGGCAGGCGGGGTTGCCGGTGGCGGCGGTGGCGGCGGCGACCTGTTTCGCGGCGGCCTTCGCCTCGATCTCGATGGGGCTGGTGGCCAACGTGCCGCTGGCGCTCGCCCCCGGCATGGGGCTCAACGCGTATTTCAGCTTCACCGTGGTGCAGGGGATGGGCGTGCCGTGGCCGGTGGCGCTGGCCTGCGTGTTCATCTCCGGCCTCGCCTTCCTCGCCCTCACCCTGGTCGGCATCCGCCAGATGATCGTCGCCGCCATCCCGCCGACGCTGCTGGCGGCGGTGGCGGGGGGCATCGGCCTGTTCATTGCCTTCATCGGCCTGCGCAACGCCGGCATCGTCGTGTCGAGCCCGGCGACCAGCGTGGGGCTGGGCGACCTCAAGGCGCCCGACGCGGCGCTCGCCATCTTCGGGCTGGTGCTGATCGCGGGACTTTCGGCCTGGGGCGTGCGCGGGGCGATCCTGATCGGGATGGTCGTCAGTACGATCATCGGCTGGGCGATCGGCCTCGTCACCTTCATCCCCCAGCCCTACAGCCTGGCGGCCTTGACCGAGACGGCCTTCGCGCTCGATTTCGGCGGGGTGTTCGGCCGCGCCGGCGGGCATGGCATCGGCGTGCTGGAAATCCTGTTCGTGTTCCTGTTCGTCGATCTGTTCGACAATATCGGCACCTTGGTGGCGGTCACCAAGCGCGCCGGCCTCGTCGACGCGCAGGGGCGCATTCCCCGCCTCAAGCGCATCCTGATGACCGACGCGGTCGCCACGATGGTCGGCGCGGTCGCGGGCACCAGCACCGTCACCTCCTATGTCGAGAGCGCGGCGGGCGTGCAGGCGGGCGGGCGCACCGGGCTGACCGCCGTGGTGACCGGCCTCCTGTTCCTGATCGCGATGTTCGCGGCACCCTACGCCCAGCTCGTGCCGGTGGCGGCGACGGCGCCCGCGCTCATTCTGGTCGGCGCGCTGATGATGGCGCCCTTGGCCGAGATCGCGTGGGACGAGCCGACCGACGCCATCCCCGCCTTCCTGACCCTGGTGATAATCCCGCTGACCTTCTCGATCGCCAACGGCCTCGCCTTCGGCATCACCGCCCATGCGCTGCTGAAGGCGATCAAGGGTAAGGCGACGCGGGCCGACTGGCTGCTGTTCGTGCTCGCGGCGCTGTTCGTGGTGCGCTTCGTATGGCTCTCGGCAGGGTGA
- a CDS encoding AtzE family amidohydrolase has translation MSGARSAIDIAAAVRSGRESAVAIARATLADIAARDPALNAFTRILEARALADAARVDAVVAAGGDPGPLAGVPFATKDLFDVAGEVTTAGSAIRADAPPAAEDAPIVATLAAAGAVLVGTTVMDEFAYGFATENAHHGRTLNPHDRERLAGGSSGGSAAAVAAGLVPLSLGSDTNGSIRVPASLCGIHGLRPTQGGAPGRHGSFPFVAAFDTVGPFTRTAAEMALVHDVLTGATADPAEGLRVGRLTGWFEANADPAMLAGVAAIGAALGGSSPVELPEAARCRAAAFLISACEAGNLHLPTLRTDALGYDPAVRDRLIAGALTPAAIYLQAQRFRAWARERMHDLFDRFDLLLAPAVVGPAPRIADGTILVDGKPVPARANLGLYTQPLTLLGVPVLAVPLRRPGALPLGIQLIAAPGREGLLMAVARRLEAEGVTGYSAPARA, from the coding sequence GTGAGCGGCGCGCGTTCCGCGATCGACATCGCCGCCGCCGTGCGGTCGGGCCGCGAATCGGCGGTCGCCATCGCTCGCGCGACCTTGGCCGACATCGCGGCGCGCGATCCGGCGCTCAACGCCTTCACCCGCATCCTCGAGGCCCGCGCGCTGGCCGATGCGGCGCGGGTGGATGCGGTGGTCGCGGCCGGCGGCGATCCGGGGCCGCTGGCGGGCGTGCCCTTCGCCACCAAGGATCTGTTCGATGTGGCCGGCGAGGTCACCACCGCCGGCTCCGCGATCCGCGCCGATGCGCCGCCCGCCGCCGAGGACGCGCCGATCGTCGCCACGCTCGCGGCGGCGGGCGCGGTGCTGGTCGGCACGACGGTGATGGACGAATTCGCCTATGGCTTCGCCACCGAGAACGCGCATCACGGCCGCACGCTCAACCCGCACGATCGCGAGCGGCTGGCGGGCGGATCGTCCGGCGGGTCGGCGGCGGCGGTGGCGGCGGGGCTGGTGCCGCTCTCGCTGGGATCGGACACCAACGGATCGATCCGCGTTCCCGCATCGCTGTGCGGTATCCACGGCCTGCGCCCCACGCAGGGCGGCGCGCCCGGCCGCCACGGCAGCTTCCCCTTCGTCGCCGCCTTCGACACGGTCGGCCCCTTCACCCGCACCGCCGCCGAAATGGCGCTGGTGCACGATGTGCTGACGGGCGCGACGGCGGATCCGGCCGAGGGGCTGCGGGTCGGGCGGCTGACCGGCTGGTTCGAGGCCAATGCCGATCCGGCGATGCTGGCGGGCGTGGCGGCGATCGGCGCGGCGCTGGGCGGATCGTCCCCGGTGGAATTGCCCGAGGCGGCGCGCTGCCGTGCGGCGGCCTTCCTGATCTCGGCCTGCGAGGCGGGCAACCTCCATCTGCCGACGCTGCGCACCGACGCGCTCGGCTACGACCCCGCCGTACGCGACCGGCTGATCGCGGGCGCGCTGACCCCGGCGGCGATCTATCTGCAGGCACAACGCTTCCGGGCGTGGGCGCGGGAGCGGATGCATGACTTGTTCGACCGTTTCGATCTGCTGCTGGCCCCCGCCGTCGTCGGCCCCGCCCCGCGCATCGCCGACGGCACGATCCTGGTGGATGGCAAGCCGGTGCCGGCGCGCGCGAACCTGGGCCTCTACACGCAGCCGCTGACCCTGCTGGGCGTGCCGGTGCTGGCGGTGCCTTTGCGGCGGCCCGGCGCGCTACCGCTCGGCATCCAGCTGATCGCCGCGCCGGGGCGGGAGGGGTTGCTGATGGCGGTCGCCCGGCGGCTGGAGGCCGAGGGCGTGACGGGCTATTCGGCGCCCGCTCGAGCCTGA
- a CDS encoding DUF4089 domain-containing protein, giving the protein MDTPADDTRIDLLTALVGLDLPDACRPGVRANLALLDHYAALVMDFPLPPEIEPAPEYRP; this is encoded by the coding sequence ATGGATACGCCCGCCGACGATACCCGCATCGATCTGCTGACCGCGCTGGTCGGGCTCGACCTGCCCGATGCCTGCCGGCCGGGGGTACGCGCCAATCTCGCTTTGCTCGATCATTATGCCGCGTTGGTGATGGATTTCCCGCTGCCGCCCGAGATCGAGCCCGCGCCGGAGTATCGCCCGTGA
- a CDS encoding L,D-transpeptidase family protein, translated as MSRHSRFAHLLTSRSLQGRVLPAVALFAASAALFTAAPSPTATTPDATVAPAIEAAPAPLPVASLWSERAAKQLREEIRASADEGLRPSDYALSELDRAIESGKGAALDQIANASALSLARDYSQGRVTDRRRFGWLMERSAYETADLPQRMADAVARNDVKDWLRSLLPTDDRYAALRDAYVHTSPADVLSRDRLRVNMERWRWMPRALGDRYIYVNVPSYKLALMEGKTRLADYTVVVGSPKTPTPQLAAYAESVVVNPWWTVPKSIIKSSNLTAGSRGYVMKAGALRQPPGPRNSLGKIKIDMPNAEAIYLHDTPSKALFARDERAFSHGCIRVKDVDQLAADLLGYDQAATGRLDSALDGTNTTTIAMPKSWPVYLVYFTADVGEDGQMATYSDPYGRDAPLLAALDGTIRREATMTVASR; from the coding sequence ATGTCACGCCATTCTCGCTTCGCCCATCTGCTGACCAGCCGCTCGCTCCAGGGCCGCGTGCTTCCCGCCGTCGCGCTGTTCGCGGCTTCGGCGGCGCTGTTCACCGCCGCGCCCTCGCCCACCGCGACCACGCCGGACGCCACCGTCGCCCCCGCGATCGAGGCCGCGCCCGCCCCGCTGCCCGTCGCCTCGCTGTGGAGCGAGCGCGCCGCCAAGCAACTGCGCGAGGAAATCCGCGCCTCGGCCGACGAGGGCCTGCGCCCGTCCGATTATGCGCTGTCGGAGCTGGATCGCGCGATCGAGAGCGGCAAGGGCGCCGCGCTCGATCAGATCGCCAACGCCTCGGCGCTGTCGCTGGCCCGCGACTATTCGCAAGGGCGCGTTACCGATCGCCGCCGTTTCGGCTGGCTGATGGAGCGGTCGGCCTATGAAACCGCCGATCTGCCGCAGCGCATGGCCGATGCCGTCGCGCGCAACGACGTGAAGGACTGGCTGCGCTCGCTGCTGCCGACCGACGATCGCTATGCCGCGCTGCGCGACGCCTATGTCCACACCAGCCCCGCCGATGTCCTGTCGCGCGATCGGCTGCGCGTGAACATGGAGCGGTGGCGCTGGATGCCCCGCGCGCTGGGCGATCGCTACATCTACGTCAACGTGCCGAGCTACAAACTGGCGCTGATGGAGGGCAAGACCCGGCTGGCGGATTACACCGTCGTCGTCGGCAGCCCCAAGACGCCGACGCCGCAGCTGGCGGCCTATGCCGAATCGGTCGTGGTCAATCCGTGGTGGACGGTGCCCAAGAGCATCATCAAATCCTCCAACCTCACCGCCGGCAGCCGGGGCTATGTGATGAAGGCCGGCGCGCTGCGCCAGCCGCCGGGGCCGCGCAATTCGCTGGGCAAGATCAAGATCGACATGCCCAACGCCGAGGCGATCTACCTGCACGACACGCCCTCCAAGGCGCTGTTCGCCCGTGATGAGCGCGCCTTCAGCCACGGCTGTATCCGCGTGAAGGATGTCGACCAGCTCGCCGCCGACCTGCTCGGCTACGATCAGGCCGCCACCGGCCGCCTCGACAGCGCGCTGGACGGCACCAACACCACGACGATCGCGATGCCCAAGAGCTGGCCGGTCTATCTGGTCTATTTCACCGCCGACGTGGGCGAGGATGGCCAGATGGCCACCTACAGCGACCCCTACGGCCGCGACGCGCCGCTGCTCGCCGCCCTCGACGGCACGATCCGCCGCGAAGCGACGATGACGGTCGCCTCACGCTGA
- the purD gene encoding phosphoribosylamine--glycine ligase, with translation MDVLLLGSGAREHALAWKLAQSPSVGRLYAAPGNPGIATVAEIVALDMLDSAAVAGFAVEQGVGLVVIGPEQPLVAGVADVVRAAGVAVFGPSAAAAQLEGSKGFTKDLCARAGIPTAAYRRFIDLGAAREAVAGFGLPVVIKADGLAAGKGVVIAETADEAEAALADMFGGGFGAAGAEVVIEAFLTGEEASLFALTDGVSVVAFGSAQDHKRVGEGDTGPNTGGMGAYSPAPCLTAELEARAMAEIVEPTVRAMAEAGTPYSGVLYAGLMLTAEGPQLIEYNARFGDPETQVLMARYDGDLAALMLAVADGRLGAVAAPALADRAAMTVVLAANGYPGTPEKGGAIGGIDAAEAGGAIVFHAGTAEAGGALIANGGRVLSVTGSGATIADARAAAYAGVAAVDFPGGFHRRDIGWRAL, from the coding sequence ATGGACGTCCTGTTACTCGGATCGGGTGCGCGCGAACATGCGCTGGCGTGGAAGCTGGCGCAATCGCCCAGCGTCGGCCGGCTGTACGCCGCGCCGGGCAATCCGGGTATCGCCACGGTGGCCGAGATCGTGGCGCTCGACATGCTCGATAGCGCGGCGGTGGCGGGTTTCGCGGTGGAGCAAGGCGTCGGCCTCGTCGTGATCGGGCCGGAGCAGCCCCTGGTGGCGGGCGTCGCCGATGTGGTGCGCGCGGCCGGCGTGGCGGTGTTCGGCCCTTCCGCGGCGGCGGCGCAGTTGGAGGGATCGAAGGGCTTCACCAAGGATCTGTGCGCGCGCGCCGGCATCCCGACCGCCGCCTATCGCCGCTTCATCGATCTGGGCGCGGCGCGGGAGGCGGTGGCGGGCTTCGGACTCCCCGTCGTCATCAAGGCGGACGGGCTGGCGGCGGGCAAGGGCGTGGTGATCGCCGAGACGGCCGACGAGGCCGAGGCGGCGCTGGCCGATATGTTCGGCGGCGGCTTCGGCGCGGCGGGGGCCGAGGTGGTGATCGAGGCCTTTCTGACCGGCGAGGAAGCCAGCCTGTTCGCGCTGACCGATGGCGTAAGCGTCGTCGCCTTCGGATCGGCGCAGGATCACAAGAGGGTCGGCGAGGGCGATACCGGCCCCAACACCGGCGGCATGGGCGCCTACAGCCCCGCCCCCTGCCTGACGGCCGAGCTGGAGGCGCGGGCGATGGCCGAGATCGTCGAACCCACCGTGCGGGCGATGGCGGAGGCGGGGACGCCCTATTCGGGCGTGCTCTATGCCGGGCTGATGCTGACGGCGGAGGGGCCGCAACTGATCGAATATAACGCCCGCTTCGGAGACCCCGAGACGCAGGTGCTGATGGCGCGCTACGACGGCGATCTGGCGGCGCTGATGCTCGCGGTGGCCGATGGGCGGCTGGGCGCCGTGGCGGCGCCCGCTCTGGCGGATCGCGCGGCGATGACGGTGGTGCTGGCCGCCAACGGCTATCCCGGCACGCCCGAAAAGGGCGGCGCGATCGGCGGGATCGACGCGGCGGAGGCGGGCGGCGCGATCGTGTTCCATGCGGGTACGGCGGAGGCCGGCGGTGCGCTGATCGCGAACGGCGGCCGGGTGCTGTCGGTGACGGGCAGCGGCGCGACGATCGCGGACGCGCGCGCGGCCGCTTATGCGGGCGTGGCGGCGGTGGATTTCCCCGGTGGGTTTCACCGGCGCGACATAGGCTGGCGTGCGCTCTGA
- the xseA gene encoding exodeoxyribonuclease VII large subunit: MVDYPSEPGRLLAEEVPGDNSAALSVSELSGALKRSVEDAFGHVRVRGEISGWKRHASGHCYLALKDDRAVIDGVIWKGQAGSLRFRPEDGIEVIATGKLTTYPGRSKYQIVIDRLELAGQGALMQLLDQRRRALAAEGLFDQDRKRPLPFLPRTIGVVTSPTGAVIRDILHRLADRCPTHVLVWPVAVQGETAAAQVAAAIRGFAEMAGAPDLIIVARGGGSIEDLWAFNEEVVVRAVAASPIPVISAVGHETDTTLCDFAADVRAPTPTAAAELAVPVRAELLAGLQTMGARMGRCAHRYRERAGERLAATAQRLPTPERLLGPQRQRADEVGERLPRALSRRLALAGAELSRTAGALRPRLLRDRIGRSADRLAAVRLRPDLATRRIAEARERLDRLWRVAEQLHPEKPLKRGYVLVERKVGGGVLTTSQAAREAAALTLHFADGTVDVAVEGEASTAYVRPKQTAPKRDKPDQPTFL, translated from the coding sequence ATGGTCGATTATCCTTCCGAACCCGGCCGGCTGCTAGCCGAAGAGGTGCCGGGCGACAATTCAGCGGCGCTGTCCGTGTCCGAATTGTCCGGCGCGCTCAAGCGCAGCGTGGAGGACGCCTTCGGCCATGTCCGCGTGCGCGGCGAGATTTCGGGGTGGAAGCGCCACGCCTCCGGCCATTGCTACCTCGCGCTGAAGGACGATCGCGCCGTGATCGACGGGGTGATCTGGAAAGGGCAGGCGGGCAGCCTCCGCTTCCGGCCCGAGGACGGGATCGAGGTGATCGCCACCGGCAAGCTCACCACCTATCCCGGCCGATCGAAATATCAGATCGTCATCGACCGGCTCGAACTGGCCGGCCAGGGCGCGCTGATGCAATTGCTCGACCAGCGCCGCCGCGCGCTGGCCGCCGAGGGGCTGTTCGATCAGGACCGCAAGCGCCCGCTGCCCTTCCTGCCGCGCACCATCGGCGTCGTCACCTCGCCCACGGGCGCGGTGATCCGCGACATCCTCCACCGGCTGGCCGATCGCTGCCCGACGCATGTGCTGGTCTGGCCGGTCGCGGTGCAGGGCGAGACGGCGGCGGCGCAGGTGGCCGCCGCCATCAGGGGCTTCGCCGAAATGGCGGGCGCGCCCGATCTCATCATCGTCGCGCGCGGCGGCGGGTCGATCGAGGATCTGTGGGCCTTCAACGAGGAGGTGGTGGTGCGCGCCGTCGCCGCCTCGCCGATCCCGGTGATCTCGGCGGTCGGCCACGAGACCGACACGACGCTCTGCGATTTCGCCGCCGACGTGCGCGCGCCGACGCCCACGGCGGCGGCCGAACTGGCCGTGCCCGTCCGCGCCGAATTGCTGGCGGGTCTCCAGACGATGGGCGCGCGGATGGGCCGCTGCGCCCATCGCTACCGCGAACGCGCCGGCGAGCGGCTGGCCGCCACCGCGCAGCGCCTGCCCACGCCCGAACGCCTGCTCGGCCCCCAGCGCCAGCGTGCCGACGAGGTGGGCGAGCGGCTGCCCCGCGCCCTCTCGCGCCGCCTCGCGCTGGCGGGGGCCGAACTCAGCCGCACGGCGGGCGCGCTCCGCCCCCGGCTGCTGCGCGACCGGATCGGGCGATCGGCCGATCGGCTGGCCGCCGTGCGCCTGCGCCCCGATCTCGCCACGCGCAGGATCGCCGAGGCCCGCGAGCGGCTCGACCGGCTGTGGCGGGTGGCCGAGCAGTTGCACCCCGAAAAGCCGCTCAAGCGCGGCTATGTGCTGGTCGAGCGCAAGGTGGGCGGCGGCGTGCTGACCACGTCGCAGGCCGCGCGCGAGGCCGCCGCGCTCACGCTCCACTTCGCCGACGGCACGGTCGACGTGGCGGTTGAGGGGGAGGCGTCCACCGCTTATGTTCGCCCGAAGCAGACCGCGCCGAAGCGCGACAAGCCGGACCAGCCCACGTTCCTGTAA
- a CDS encoding DUF2093 domain-containing protein, with translation MLMSQGGKLAKLHYLPGGFRVLVPGDIVRCAVSGEAIPLDALRYWSVARQEPYATAEIATKVEQTA, from the coding sequence ATGTTGATGTCGCAGGGCGGCAAGCTCGCCAAGCTCCACTATCTGCCCGGCGGCTTCCGCGTGCTGGTGCCGGGCGATATCGTCCGCTGCGCCGTCTCCGGCGAGGCGATTCCGCTCGATGCGCTGCGCTACTGGAGCGTGGCCCGGCAGGAGCCCTATGCCACCGCCGAGATCGCGACGAAGGTGGAGCAGACCGCTTGA
- a CDS encoding M23 family metallopeptidase produces the protein MIRRGGSLAALLFVAGCVSAPPPPPPPEPVVETAPMAPPVIGVIAGEFTLDRPPEQGGIAYGHLPAGATGLTLDGKPVAAAPDGMFLIGFGRDHGPTALLEARTPAGILRQPLTVAPRNWAIQSIPSLRKGTTPTPDFLRRRPIELARIGAARRVRSAVDGWRQTFIWPQGGRISGVFGSQRIYAGEPGDYHAGVDIAVGTGTPVYAPADGVVVLATEAPFTLEGNLVILDHGMGLTSAFLHFSRVDVREGQRVRQGDRIGAVGATGRATGPHLHWATMWNGERVDAQKIAGPMR, from the coding sequence TTGATCCGCCGCGGCGGGTCTCTCGCCGCATTGCTGTTCGTGGCCGGCTGCGTCTCCGCGCCGCCACCTCCGCCGCCGCCCGAGCCGGTCGTCGAGACCGCGCCGATGGCGCCCCCGGTGATCGGCGTCATCGCCGGCGAATTCACGCTCGATCGCCCGCCCGAACAGGGGGGCATCGCCTACGGCCACCTGCCCGCAGGAGCGACCGGGCTCACGCTGGATGGCAAGCCCGTTGCGGCCGCGCCCGACGGCATGTTCCTGATCGGCTTCGGCCGCGATCATGGGCCGACCGCGCTGCTGGAGGCGCGCACCCCGGCCGGCATCCTGCGCCAGCCGCTCACCGTCGCGCCGCGCAACTGGGCGATCCAGTCGATCCCGAGCTTGCGCAAGGGCACCACGCCCACCCCCGATTTCCTGCGCCGCCGCCCGATCGAACTCGCCCGCATCGGTGCCGCGCGTCGGGTGCGCTCGGCGGTGGATGGCTGGCGGCAGACCTTCATCTGGCCGCAGGGCGGGCGAATCAGCGGCGTGTTCGGATCGCAGCGCATCTATGCGGGCGAACCGGGCGATTATCACGCCGGCGTCGATATCGCGGTCGGCACCGGCACGCCCGTCTATGCGCCCGCCGATGGCGTGGTGGTGCTGGCGACCGAGGCGCCCTTCACCCTGGAGGGCAATCTCGTCATCCTCGATCACGGCATGGGGCTGACGTCCGCCTTCCTCCACTTTTCGCGTGTGGACGTTCGCGAGGGGCAGCGGGTGCGCCAGGGCGACCGCATCGGCGCGGTCGGCGCGACGGGCCGCGCGACGGGGCCGCATCTGCATTGGGCGACGATGTGGAATGGCGAGCGGGTCGACGCGCAGAAGATCGCGGGGCCGATGCGCTGA
- the ssb gene encoding single-stranded DNA-binding protein, whose product MAGSVNKVIIVGNLGRDPESRSFQNGGKVVNLRIATSETWKDKNSGERKEKTEWHSVAIFSEGLANVAERYLRKGSKVYIEGKLQTRKWQDAQGQDRYSTEVVLQGYDAQLVMLDGREGGGGGAGGGDYDEGGSSFGGGGGSGYGGRSSGGGSSGGGYGDRGGAPRGGAAKPSSAFDSDLDDDVPF is encoded by the coding sequence ATGGCTGGCAGCGTGAACAAGGTGATCATCGTCGGCAATCTGGGCCGCGATCCCGAATCGCGCAGCTTCCAGAATGGCGGCAAGGTCGTGAACCTGCGCATCGCCACGAGCGAGACGTGGAAGGACAAGAACAGCGGCGAGCGCAAGGAAAAGACCGAATGGCATTCGGTCGCGATCTTTTCCGAAGGCCTCGCCAACGTCGCCGAACGCTATCTGCGCAAGGGCAGCAAGGTCTATATCGAAGGCAAGTTACAGACCCGCAAATGGCAGGACGCGCAGGGCCAGGATCGTTACTCCACCGAAGTGGTCCTCCAGGGCTATGACGCCCAGTTGGTGATGCTCGACGGCCGCGAAGGCGGCGGCGGGGGTGCCGGCGGCGGCGATTACGACGAGGGCGGCAGCAGCTTCGGCGGCGGCGGTGGCAGCGGCTACGGCGGGCGCTCCTCGGGCGGCGGTTCGTCCGGCGGCGGCTATGGCGATCGCGGCGGCGCCCCGCGCGGCGGCGCGGCCAAGCCCTCCTCGGCGTTCGACAGCGATCTGGACGACGACGTCCCGTTCTGA